A region from the Halosolutus gelatinilyticus genome encodes:
- a CDS encoding PH domain-containing protein, whose product MTERNAVSSITDPDALFRLAAGVYTGVLFASGAATIAVLEATSPLVLAGAALVAFVLGSGAGIALAGRDRTLPARLGRSLKRRLVSLLPAAAFGVVALASRFEWLVRSLFVVAFAAACALLLAGHALSRAAQSRYVETLVIDEPAAAWRWSPRGTAWIDGLLLVLSLVFVFGNAIEGNWPSAIFWTVFALLWSGGRVAEGRWRVDALGTTPRLRVHDAGLVKQRPFTRSLVPWESVSHVRLREDELVLDRGLFDVRFDSAELDDPEGLRSAIDRYVSNANSPPRTAG is encoded by the coding sequence GTGACCGAACGAAATGCGGTTTCCTCGATCACCGACCCGGACGCCCTCTTTCGGCTCGCGGCCGGCGTCTACACCGGCGTGCTGTTCGCGAGCGGAGCGGCGACGATCGCCGTCCTCGAAGCGACGTCTCCGCTCGTTCTCGCGGGTGCGGCGCTCGTGGCGTTCGTCCTCGGATCCGGCGCCGGTATCGCCCTCGCGGGACGGGACCGCACACTGCCGGCTCGACTCGGCCGGAGCCTGAAACGGCGGCTAGTGTCGCTCCTGCCGGCGGCGGCGTTCGGCGTGGTGGCCCTCGCATCGCGGTTCGAGTGGCTCGTCCGATCGCTCTTCGTCGTCGCGTTCGCCGCGGCGTGTGCGCTCCTCCTCGCGGGACACGCCCTCTCGAGGGCGGCCCAGAGTCGGTACGTCGAGACGCTCGTCATCGACGAACCGGCGGCGGCGTGGCGGTGGAGTCCTCGCGGAACCGCCTGGATAGACGGGCTCTTGCTCGTACTCAGTCTCGTCTTCGTATTCGGGAACGCGATCGAAGGAAACTGGCCGTCCGCTATCTTCTGGACGGTGTTCGCCCTCCTCTGGTCGGGCGGTCGGGTCGCCGAGGGGCGCTGGCGGGTCGACGCGCTCGGAACGACGCCGCGGCTTCGGGTTCACGACGCTGGTCTCGTCAAACAGCGTCCCTTCACCCGATCGCTCGTCCCCTGGGAGTCCGTTTCGCACGTCCGCCTGCGCGAGGACGAACTCGTCCTCGATCGCGGCCTCTTCGACGTTCGTTTCGACAGCGCGGAACTCGACGATCCCGAGGGGCTTCGCTCGGCGATCGACCGGTACGTCTCGAACGCGAACTCCCCGCCGCGAACTGCCGGTTGA
- a CDS encoding TRAP transporter permease — MSVDTPDTDALSEEEQEEILQEVERRRTLTGSAAVIAALVGIAFSAFQLWLAARGNTFGSTQLQRLQINTIHVTFALVLAFLLFPATRGDGAVARRLGAIEPAARRRFGAESAATRLVERLGDGVRWAFVDPALDRVTPVDVLLIFLAALPSYYILTQIEEIQNQVPVFGIHAAHTIQEAHPILEPIVTALAAVGIPLHGTSYPFLIGVLGILLVLEATRRTLGALLMSLVAFFIVYARWGYLVPRDSAVGMLAIQPDSWGNIIYNLWFTTEAGVMSTPVSVSVRYIYIFILFGAFLEMSGAGRWFIDLAYSLTGTKKGGPAKASVVSSGFMGMLSGSSIANTVTTGAFTIPLMKRSGYTPEFSGAVESSASSGGQMLPPVMGAAAFLIVEYSGVPYRDVIVAAALPAIAFFFGMWIMVHFEAVRGGIGGLPRSQLPDVRSRFREGWFYLIPIVLLLYFLVVARLSIGRSGWYTIVAIVALAAVVAAYTERTRVPLLGTIAAVYLAQTAAYAVAGTGLAGAMRAAIGADVPTGAYSIGSAATAAAGDLGAIAILVSLAFLLVRPGSDAPLLDFEDDVDESAERTAAAIGVPRLANNTAYRFGSFILKSMDSGARTATTVAVAVAAAGVVPGVISVSGLGPNLASLISAVSGGSMLVLLSLTGVASIIFGMGMPTTAMYIILIAMLQTPLIQAGIIVLAAHLFVLYFGLMADVTPPVAVAAFAGAGVAKAEELKTATIAFLLSLNKILVPFAFVFSPGILLIRGDVDDWSIVGWADVADVGFFLPEVVVPVLGMFLGIYALGVTIIGYQYASVSPTERGIYSIASILLMVPEIPLLIAEGVFALFGIPSLLTIFVITLPLRVVGLALLVGISYRNHTRASLEEADADVAPQTPSDA, encoded by the coding sequence ATGAGCGTAGATACGCCAGATACGGACGCACTCTCGGAGGAAGAACAGGAAGAGATTCTACAGGAGGTCGAACGCCGCCGCACGCTCACCGGCTCGGCAGCCGTCATCGCCGCGCTCGTCGGGATCGCGTTCTCGGCGTTCCAGCTGTGGCTCGCCGCTCGCGGCAACACGTTCGGGTCCACCCAGCTTCAACGGCTGCAAATTAACACGATACACGTGACCTTCGCGCTGGTGCTCGCGTTCTTGCTGTTTCCCGCAACCCGCGGCGACGGGGCGGTCGCCCGCCGACTCGGGGCGATCGAGCCCGCCGCGCGCCGACGGTTCGGTGCCGAGAGTGCCGCGACGCGGCTCGTCGAGCGACTCGGCGACGGCGTTCGCTGGGCGTTCGTCGACCCCGCTCTCGATCGCGTTACGCCCGTCGACGTCCTCTTGATCTTCCTCGCCGCGCTTCCGTCGTACTACATCCTCACCCAAATCGAAGAAATTCAAAACCAGGTACCGGTCTTCGGCATTCACGCGGCCCACACGATCCAGGAGGCCCATCCGATCCTCGAGCCGATCGTGACGGCGCTCGCCGCGGTCGGCATTCCGCTCCACGGGACGTCGTATCCGTTCTTGATCGGCGTTCTCGGCATCCTGCTCGTTCTCGAGGCGACCCGGCGAACGCTCGGCGCCCTGCTCATGTCGCTGGTCGCGTTCTTCATCGTCTACGCGCGGTGGGGCTACCTCGTCCCCCGAGACTCGGCCGTCGGGATGTTGGCGATCCAGCCCGACAGCTGGGGTAACATCATCTACAACCTCTGGTTCACGACCGAGGCGGGCGTCATGAGCACGCCCGTCTCCGTCAGCGTTCGCTACATCTACATCTTCATCCTCTTCGGGGCGTTCCTCGAGATGAGCGGCGCCGGCAGGTGGTTCATCGACCTCGCGTACTCGCTGACCGGGACGAAGAAGGGCGGTCCCGCCAAGGCGAGCGTCGTTTCGAGCGGCTTCATGGGGATGCTCTCGGGGTCGTCGATCGCCAACACCGTCACGACCGGGGCGTTCACGATCCCGCTGATGAAACGCTCCGGCTACACCCCCGAGTTCTCCGGCGCGGTCGAGTCCTCGGCCTCCTCGGGCGGTCAGATGCTCCCGCCGGTGATGGGCGCCGCCGCGTTCCTGATCGTCGAGTACTCCGGCGTTCCGTACCGCGACGTCATCGTCGCCGCCGCCCTACCCGCGATCGCCTTTTTCTTCGGGATGTGGATCATGGTCCACTTCGAGGCGGTCCGGGGCGGCATCGGCGGCCTCCCGCGGAGCCAGCTTCCCGACGTCCGCTCGCGATTTCGCGAGGGTTGGTTCTACCTGATTCCGATCGTCCTCCTGTTGTACTTCCTCGTCGTGGCTCGCCTCTCGATCGGCCGCTCGGGCTGGTACACGATCGTCGCCATCGTCGCCCTGGCCGCGGTCGTCGCAGCCTACACCGAGCGAACTCGCGTGCCGCTTCTCGGGACGATCGCCGCCGTCTACCTCGCCCAGACCGCAGCGTACGCGGTCGCCGGCACCGGGCTCGCAGGCGCGATGCGGGCGGCGATCGGCGCCGACGTGCCGACGGGGGCGTACTCGATCGGAAGCGCGGCGACCGCCGCGGCCGGCGACCTCGGCGCGATCGCGATTCTGGTCAGCCTCGCGTTCCTGCTCGTCCGGCCCGGTTCGGACGCCCCGCTGCTCGACTTCGAGGACGACGTCGACGAGAGCGCCGAACGGACCGCGGCGGCGATCGGTGTGCCGCGGTTGGCGAACAACACGGCCTACCGATTCGGCTCGTTCATCCTGAAGTCGATGGACTCCGGCGCGCGAACCGCGACGACCGTCGCCGTCGCCGTCGCGGCCGCCGGGGTCGTACCGGGGGTCATCAGCGTCTCCGGCCTCGGACCGAACCTCGCGTCGCTCATCAGCGCGGTCAGCGGCGGTTCGATGCTCGTCCTGCTCTCGCTGACGGGCGTCGCCTCGATCATCTTCGGGATGGGGATGCCGACGACCGCCATGTACATCATCCTGATCGCGATGCTCCAGACGCCGCTCATCCAGGCCGGCATCATCGTGCTGGCCGCGCACCTCTTCGTGCTCTACTTCGGCCTGATGGCGGATGTCACGCCGCCGGTCGCCGTCGCCGCGTTCGCCGGCGCGGGGGTCGCCAAGGCCGAGGAACTCAAGACCGCGACGATCGCGTTCCTGCTCTCGCTGAACAAGATCCTCGTGCCGTTCGCGTTCGTCTTCTCGCCCGGCATTCTCCTGATTCGCGGCGACGTCGACGACTGGTCGATCGTCGGCTGGGCCGACGTCGCCGACGTCGGGTTCTTCCTCCCGGAGGTTGTGGTTCCCGTCCTCGGCATGTTCCTCGGCATCTACGCGCTGGGGGTGACGATCATCGGCTACCAGTACGCGTCGGTCTCGCCGACCGAGCGCGGGATCTACTCGATCGCGTCGATCCTGCTGATGGTGCCGGAGATTCCCCTCCTCATCGCGGAGGGCGTCTTCGCGCTGTTCGGCATCCCCTCGCTGCTGACGATCTTCGTGATCACCCTGCCGCTTCGGGTCGTCGGACTGGCGCTCCTCGTCGGGATCTCCTACCGGAACCACACCCGCGCTTCGCTCGAGGAGGCGGACGCGGACGTTGCGCCACAGACGCCGAGTGACGCCTGA
- a CDS encoding DUF1850 domain-containing protein — protein MSRLSRRQIAVVVLALLVATAAAAVATASANRTLVVADAETGDRVLERPVEDGTEVTLSYTHSVEKTPIEDVYVVDGTTLRMDRMVFRSHGAGLPTDAAYERTDEGFVLPLNDSYETVRVVPGSIAGHELVVGDNRYDLVAHSDGSVVIFVTERTLSDRLSDPLSLGDRSEPIPATDLQITRY, from the coding sequence GTGTCCCGACTATCTCGCCGACAGATCGCCGTCGTCGTCCTCGCGTTGCTGGTAGCGACGGCAGCCGCGGCCGTCGCGACCGCGTCGGCGAACCGGACCCTCGTCGTCGCCGACGCCGAGACGGGCGACCGAGTGCTCGAACGGCCGGTCGAGGACGGCACCGAAGTAACGCTTTCGTACACCCATAGCGTCGAAAAAACGCCGATCGAAGACGTCTACGTCGTCGACGGGACGACGCTTCGAATGGACCGCATGGTCTTTCGCTCCCACGGAGCCGGATTGCCGACGGACGCGGCGTACGAGCGAACCGACGAGGGGTTCGTCCTGCCGCTGAACGACTCGTACGAGACGGTCCGAGTCGTTCCGGGATCGATCGCGGGCCACGAACTCGTCGTGGGCGACAACCGGTACGATCTGGTCGCACACTCCGACGGTTCGGTGGTCATTTTCGTAACCGAGCGGACGCTGTCCGATCGGCTCTCGGACCCGCTCTCGCTCGGCGATCGGTCCGAACCGATACCAGCCACCGATTTGCAGATTACTCGCTACTGA
- a CDS encoding TAXI family TRAP transporter solute-binding subunit has product MARTINRRQFIAASGVAGFAGLAGCIGDDVQNENGDGDGGDSNPDGDGEILSWHAGGQGGTYYPLSGDFKTIVEESTGHSLQVQSTGASVENVGSLNREKADFALIQNDIAYFAVNGTGLEQFEGNSMENIRGVATLYPETIHVVTQADSGIETVEDLEGTTVNTGAPGSGTQVNALQILETAGIGEGDFDEQNGDFTTATEQIRDGDVDAAFVVGGWPVSSVQQLATTSSVSLVEVSGDIRESVKSDAEWFADDTVPAGTYDGIDQDVETVSVQAMIATHEGVDEGVVEEVTAAIFDNTDQITQKTEFIGVDSAQDGMPIDLHPGADAYFN; this is encoded by the coding sequence ATGGCTCGAACTATCAATCGGCGCCAATTTATTGCGGCAAGTGGGGTTGCCGGGTTCGCCGGCCTGGCCGGCTGTATCGGCGACGACGTCCAGAACGAGAATGGGGACGGCGACGGCGGGGATTCCAACCCCGACGGAGACGGCGAGATTCTCTCGTGGCACGCCGGCGGGCAGGGTGGCACGTACTATCCCCTCTCTGGCGACTTCAAGACCATCGTCGAGGAGAGCACGGGGCACAGCTTACAGGTGCAGTCGACGGGTGCGAGCGTCGAGAACGTCGGCAGTCTCAACCGCGAGAAGGCCGACTTCGCGCTGATCCAGAACGACATCGCGTACTTCGCGGTCAACGGCACCGGTCTCGAGCAGTTCGAGGGCAACTCGATGGAGAACATCCGGGGCGTCGCGACGCTGTACCCGGAGACGATCCACGTCGTTACCCAGGCGGATTCGGGAATCGAGACCGTCGAGGACCTCGAGGGGACGACGGTCAACACCGGCGCCCCCGGGAGCGGAACGCAGGTCAACGCCCTGCAGATCCTCGAAACCGCGGGCATCGGGGAGGGCGACTTCGACGAACAGAACGGGGACTTCACCACGGCGACCGAACAGATTCGCGACGGCGACGTCGACGCTGCGTTCGTCGTCGGCGGTTGGCCGGTCAGTTCCGTCCAGCAACTCGCGACGACCTCCAGCGTCTCGCTGGTCGAAGTCTCCGGCGACATCCGCGAGAGCGTAAAGTCCGACGCCGAGTGGTTCGCCGACGACACAGTCCCCGCGGGAACCTACGACGGCATCGACCAGGACGTCGAAACAGTCTCGGTCCAGGCGATGATCGCCACGCACGAGGGCGTCGATGAAGGGGTAGTCGAAGAGGTCACGGCGGCGATCTTCGACAACACCGACCAGATTACGCAGAAAACGGAATTCATCGGCGTCGACTCGGCGCAGGACGGCATGCCGATCGACCTCCACCCGGGCGCCGACGCCTACTTCAACTGA
- a CDS encoding S9 family peptidase, with amino-acid sequence MHPIEVADYHDIVRVADPQLSPDDERIAFVRRTPEDETADQATIFVAPIGGDSPEQFTAREGIDGEPRWHPDGDRLAFVSTRREANDRPQLWLLPADGGEARRVTSVVGGVSGIEWSPDGSRLCFTQRVTAADREADRDLAVDSDYEREAPDPRVIDRMVYRAGTEYFDGRRSHIYVLDVAAALDRDPETSPDETDAVARVTEGDADYVSPTWGDDGTIYYASKAGDRPDDSITYEIHEHDLERDEADPITRTSGWLDAGSVAATEGGKVAFEYTPEEKMTMRQTEIRVHDRETGDEVAPTAPLDRTVGYRCSFEWDPEGERLYFSTPDEGSRVLWSAPGDASDDPKRVYGDGVTVEDFSVGANAIAYVQSEWDHPGDVFATTRGGNETVRLSRVNRGFLADRPISQPEEVRFESDGVEIQGWVLRPPAFDSDEEYPLVVQIHGGPHIQWTNAGTMWHEFQTLAARGYVVFWCNPRGSTGYGEDRAMAIDRDWGAVTLRDVLAGADAVCERDYVDETNQFVTGGSFGGFMTAWTVAHTDRFRAAVSQRGVYDLASFYGSTDAFKLVEGDFGTTPWGDPEFLREKSPVAHVSNVDTPTLVIHSDRDYRTPANTAELFYLGLQKHGVDTRMVRYPREGHELSRSGEPGHVVDRLERIVRWFDGYSDHHDAPPAFERDRDAGLSGAAGSEADDSEAETAGGR; translated from the coding sequence ATGCACCCGATCGAAGTTGCCGACTACCACGACATCGTCCGCGTCGCCGACCCGCAGCTCTCGCCCGACGACGAACGGATCGCGTTCGTCCGGCGGACCCCGGAGGACGAGACGGCCGATCAGGCGACGATCTTCGTGGCGCCGATCGGCGGGGACAGTCCCGAACAGTTCACCGCGCGTGAGGGGATCGACGGCGAACCTCGATGGCACCCCGACGGCGACCGGCTCGCGTTCGTCAGCACCCGCCGCGAGGCGAACGATCGACCCCAACTCTGGCTGCTCCCCGCCGACGGCGGCGAAGCGCGACGGGTGACGAGCGTCGTCGGCGGCGTCAGCGGTATCGAGTGGAGTCCGGACGGCAGCCGACTGTGTTTCACGCAGCGCGTGACCGCGGCGGATCGCGAGGCCGATCGCGACCTCGCGGTCGATTCCGACTACGAGCGCGAGGCGCCCGATCCGCGCGTGATCGATCGCATGGTCTACCGGGCCGGAACGGAGTACTTCGACGGTCGACGGAGCCACATCTACGTGCTCGACGTCGCGGCCGCGCTCGATCGGGACCCGGAAACGAGCCCGGATGAAACCGACGCCGTCGCGCGAGTGACCGAGGGCGATGCGGACTACGTCTCGCCGACGTGGGGCGACGACGGGACGATCTACTACGCGAGCAAGGCCGGCGATCGGCCCGACGATTCGATCACGTACGAGATCCACGAGCACGATCTCGAGCGCGACGAGGCCGATCCAATCACCCGGACGTCCGGCTGGCTCGACGCCGGATCGGTCGCCGCGACCGAGGGCGGGAAGGTCGCCTTCGAGTACACCCCCGAGGAGAAGATGACGATGCGCCAGACCGAGATCCGGGTCCACGATCGCGAGACCGGCGACGAGGTCGCGCCGACGGCGCCGCTCGATCGAACCGTGGGCTACCGGTGTTCGTTCGAGTGGGACCCCGAGGGCGAGCGGCTCTACTTCAGTACGCCCGACGAGGGATCGAGGGTTCTCTGGTCGGCTCCGGGCGACGCGAGCGACGATCCGAAACGGGTGTACGGCGACGGCGTCACCGTCGAGGACTTCTCGGTCGGCGCGAACGCGATCGCGTACGTCCAGAGCGAGTGGGACCATCCCGGCGACGTCTTCGCGACGACCCGCGGCGGCAACGAAACCGTCAGGCTGAGCCGCGTCAACCGCGGCTTCCTCGCCGATCGGCCGATCTCGCAACCCGAGGAGGTGCGGTTCGAGAGCGACGGCGTGGAGATCCAGGGGTGGGTGCTCAGACCGCCCGCGTTCGATTCCGACGAGGAGTACCCGCTGGTCGTCCAGATCCACGGCGGCCCGCACATCCAGTGGACGAACGCGGGCACGATGTGGCACGAGTTCCAGACGCTCGCGGCACGGGGCTACGTCGTCTTCTGGTGCAACCCGCGCGGATCGACCGGCTACGGCGAGGACCGCGCGATGGCGATCGATCGCGACTGGGGAGCGGTCACCCTGCGAGACGTTCTGGCCGGCGCCGACGCGGTCTGCGAGCGCGACTACGTCGACGAGACCAACCAGTTCGTCACCGGCGGCAGCTTCGGCGGGTTCATGACCGCGTGGACGGTCGCGCACACCGATCGGTTCCGGGCGGCCGTCTCCCAGCGCGGCGTCTACGATCTCGCGAGCTTTTACGGGTCGACGGACGCGTTCAAGCTGGTCGAAGGCGACTTCGGGACGACCCCCTGGGGAGATCCCGAGTTCCTCCGGGAGAAATCGCCCGTCGCGCACGTCTCGAACGTGGACACGCCGACGCTCGTGATACACTCCGATCGGGACTATCGAACGCCGGCGAACACCGCCGAACTCTTTTATCTCGGTTTGCAGAAACATGGCGTCGACACTCGCATGGTTCGCTATCCCCGCGAGGGTCACGAACTCTCCCGCTCGGGCGAACCCGGCCACGTCGTCGATCGCCTCGAGCGCATCGTCCGCTGGTTCGACGGCTACTCCGACCACCACGACGCCCCGCCGGCGTTCGAGCGCGATCGGGACGCCGGCCTCTCCGGCGCCGCCGGATCGGAAGCCGACGATTCGGAAGCCGAGACCGCCGGAGGCCGGTAG
- a CDS encoding YgaP family membrane protein has translation MDKNVGGLDRTLRTVLAVVLLIVGYRNRDRTAGTLAFLAGSDIAATAVIQRCPANALFGIDTCPGSDS, from the coding sequence ATGGACAAGAACGTCGGCGGACTCGATCGAACGCTTCGAACCGTCCTCGCCGTCGTCCTGTTGATCGTCGGGTACCGGAACCGCGATCGGACGGCCGGAACGCTCGCGTTCCTCGCGGGGAGCGACATCGCCGCGACGGCGGTGATCCAACGCTGCCCGGCGAACGCGCTCTTCGGGATCGACACCTGCCCCGGGTCGGACTCCTGA
- the upp gene encoding uracil phosphoribosyltransferase, producing MTIEDRDNAYLVTHALAKDTLSRLRDVETEQVSFRKGLVKLGRICGYEIIDGRMETEYVEIETPLETTMGERVRGLDDVVIINVLRAATPFVEGLLKAFPRARQGVISASRDEEAGRGEDGSFPITVDYVKLPEIHEEDTVIVADPMLATGSTMCTVLDHVLESAEAEPEHLIVLSAVSAPDGLLRVGGAFPEVDLLTVSIDDHLDDDGFIVPGLGDAGDRAFRTT from the coding sequence ATGACGATCGAAGACCGGGATAACGCGTATCTGGTCACGCACGCACTCGCGAAGGACACGCTCTCGCGGCTCCGGGACGTCGAGACCGAACAGGTCAGCTTCCGGAAGGGGCTCGTCAAACTCGGACGGATCTGCGGCTACGAGATCATCGACGGCCGCATGGAGACCGAGTACGTCGAGATCGAGACGCCGCTGGAGACGACCATGGGCGAACGCGTCCGCGGGCTCGACGACGTCGTCATCATCAACGTGTTGCGCGCGGCGACGCCGTTCGTCGAGGGGCTCCTGAAGGCGTTTCCCCGCGCCCGGCAGGGGGTCATCAGCGCGAGCCGAGACGAGGAAGCCGGCCGCGGCGAGGACGGGTCGTTCCCGATCACGGTCGACTACGTAAAACTCCCCGAGATCCACGAGGAGGACACCGTGATCGTCGCCGATCCGATGCTCGCGACGGGGAGTACGATGTGCACCGTCCTCGACCACGTTCTCGAAAGCGCCGAAGCCGAACCCGAGCACCTGATCGTGCTCTCCGCGGTCTCCGCGCCCGACGGACTGCTCCGCGTGGGCGGGGCGTTCCCGGAGGTCGACCTGCTGACCGTCTCGATCGACGATCACTTAGACGACGACGGCTTCATCGTCCCCGGTCTGGGCGACGCCGGCGATCGGGCGTTTCGCACGACCTGA
- a CDS encoding DUF5828 family protein, producing MEESISGFKVRGDWGDVVEHGERITRALRDAGVHDPDADYGVRFARAFEEWEEWRPKAHETLETEVSEKTADQASVEEGKGEKAGREPDEDIKTAGEKLSESYERLEKDDAEGAVGTWRESIDYVARAADSAGRKALRRVEDTVYQNVMTQLAPYYFDNELISANIQQSARGNGDEEQFIFEVNVNDDVLKDDVSDRLDELEDEVDRWHVQVEKDTDAAEAIEGVEPPPESEDETKSTTN from the coding sequence ATGGAAGAGAGCATCTCGGGATTCAAGGTCCGCGGTGACTGGGGCGACGTCGTCGAACACGGCGAGCGCATCACCCGCGCGCTCCGCGACGCCGGCGTTCACGACCCTGACGCCGACTACGGCGTCCGCTTCGCCCGCGCCTTCGAGGAGTGGGAGGAGTGGCGTCCGAAGGCCCACGAAACGCTCGAAACGGAGGTCAGCGAGAAGACCGCCGACCAGGCGAGCGTGGAGGAAGGAAAGGGCGAGAAGGCCGGCAGAGAACCCGACGAAGACATCAAGACCGCCGGCGAGAAACTCTCCGAGTCGTACGAACGGCTCGAAAAGGACGACGCGGAAGGCGCGGTCGGCACCTGGCGGGAGTCGATCGACTACGTCGCACGCGCCGCCGACTCGGCCGGCCGCAAGGCGCTTCGCCGGGTCGAGGATACCGTCTACCAGAACGTGATGACCCAGCTCGCACCGTACTACTTCGACAACGAACTCATCAGCGCCAACATCCAGCAGTCGGCCCGCGGCAACGGCGACGAGGAGCAGTTCATCTTCGAGGTCAACGTCAACGACGACGTCCTGAAAGACGACGTCTCCGACCGCCTCGACGAACTCGAAGACGAGGTCGATCGGTGGCACGTCCAGGTCGAGAAGGACACCGACGCCGCCGAGGCGATCGAGGGGGTCGAACCGCCGCCGGAAAGCGAGGACGAGACGAAGTCGACGACGAACTGA
- a CDS encoding inorganic phosphate transporter translates to MVEIATLGTFLVAAIASLFMAWAIGAGSSGSTPFAPAVGANAISVMRAGFFVGVLGFAGAVLQGANVSEAVGAELIRNVTLSPLAATIALLIAAALVAIGVFTGYPIATAFTVTGAVIGVGLAMGGDPAWAKYTEIAALWILTPFAGGGLAYAIARLLRAEPVAEEYLIVALAAFVGALVANIEFAILNPDEAGGASIAQVAGGWFPLTTDVGVVVATTAIAALWALAIGVDLRNGTERGERHFLLVLGGLVAFSAGGSQVGLAVGPLIPLSGDVGLPLPALLLGGGFGLLLGSWTGAPRMIKAISQDYSSLGPRRSIAALIPSFIIAQAAVLYGIPVSFNEIIVSAIIGSGYAAAGAGGGVSARKMLYTVLAWAGSLAGSIVVTYAGYVVIFSLIG, encoded by the coding sequence ATGGTCGAAATCGCCACGCTCGGAACTTTCCTCGTGGCCGCAATCGCCAGCCTCTTCATGGCGTGGGCGATCGGCGCCGGGTCGAGCGGATCGACGCCGTTCGCACCCGCCGTCGGCGCCAACGCGATCTCCGTGATGCGGGCGGGGTTTTTCGTCGGCGTCCTCGGATTCGCAGGCGCGGTGTTACAGGGAGCGAACGTCTCCGAGGCGGTCGGCGCCGAACTGATCCGGAACGTGACGCTGTCGCCGCTGGCGGCGACGATCGCGCTGCTCATCGCCGCCGCGTTGGTCGCTATCGGCGTCTTCACGGGCTATCCGATCGCGACGGCGTTTACCGTCACCGGCGCGGTCATCGGCGTCGGGCTGGCGATGGGCGGCGATCCCGCGTGGGCGAAGTACACCGAAATCGCCGCCCTGTGGATCCTCACGCCGTTCGCCGGCGGCGGTCTCGCCTACGCCATCGCCCGACTCCTCCGTGCCGAACCGGTCGCCGAGGAGTACCTGATCGTCGCGCTCGCGGCGTTCGTCGGGGCGCTCGTCGCGAACATCGAGTTCGCGATCCTCAATCCGGACGAGGCCGGCGGCGCGTCGATCGCCCAGGTGGCCGGCGGCTGGTTCCCCCTGACGACGGACGTCGGGGTCGTCGTCGCGACGACCGCCATCGCGGCCCTGTGGGCGCTGGCGATCGGAGTCGATCTCCGAAACGGTACCGAGCGCGGCGAGCGGCACTTCCTGCTCGTCCTCGGCGGCCTCGTCGCCTTTTCGGCCGGCGGCAGTCAGGTCGGGCTGGCGGTCGGCCCGCTCATCCCGCTCTCGGGCGACGTCGGCCTCCCGTTGCCCGCGCTCCTCCTCGGCGGTGGCTTCGGCCTCCTGCTCGGCTCGTGGACCGGCGCGCCGCGGATGATCAAGGCGATCTCGCAGGACTACTCCTCGCTCGGCCCGCGGCGGTCGATCGCTGCGCTCATCCCGTCGTTCATCATCGCCCAGGCCGCCGTCCTCTACGGCATCCCCGTCTCGTTCAACGAGATCATCGTCAGCGCGATCATCGGCAGCGGCTACGCCGCGGCGGGGGCCGGCGGCGGCGTCAGCGCCCGCAAGATGCTGTACACGGTGCTCGCGTGGGCCGGCTCGCTCGCCGGCTCGATCGTCGTCACCTACGCCGGCTACGTCGTCATCTTCTCGCTGATCGGTTAA